The Malus domestica chromosome 08, GDT2T_hap1 genomic interval TTCTAtgtaaactaaaataaaaatgagtCAGATTGATTGTGAATGCATCTATGTTATCCATTACCTCTTCCTTTCGGTTTCTTTCAACCTAGACCGGAGCTAGTACCTGGTACAGGCCTCAACATTGGATGATTTAGCGTCGGCTGGGCAGCCCCTGTGGCATTAAACATGGCATTTTGAGCTGATGAGGACGGCTGTATGGATGTCAAAGGCATCCTCGGCCCCAACCCTTGCATTGATTGACGTGGCACGAATGGCATGTGGGGATTGACTGGTTGGTTGTTGCTGTATCCTGATATGCTCGGTTGTGAAGCTGAAGGTGACATAATCTGTTGCCTATTGTTACCAACATTATTATTGGACATGGAAGAACCAACACCTGCTAAACTCATGGGCGAAGCACCAGCAGGTCCAAACTGAGTTGACATAATGCGGGCACGTTCACTAACCATCCTCTGCCTTGTCTTCTCCACTTGTTCGCATTCTTTCATTAGGAAGGTTTCCACTTCTGCAAACTGCTTTAACTTCAGCTCCAATCTCTTCAACTGTCATAAATTGCACACTAAAGATAAGAATACTAATCTTATTCAGTTTGAGTATGACGTCATACGATATTAATTAAACCCTGCTTAGTAAGATATAGGTAACTCAAGGAACCAGACACAGGTAAAAATGTCAGGTGTTATGTTATGGCAATGTATGGCAATGTTATGCCCAGATAGGCTTTTGACATTCGGATAATATCCAGTGACCAAGGATATGACATTATCCCTGTGATTGTGTGAGATAGAGGACAGAACATGAAGTTGATAAACTTTTCTAATCATATAATAATGTTAATAAAAGTTGAAAGTTCAGCAAATAAAGCAGCTCCTGTCAAAATAAAACAAGTTTCTCAGAGCAAAAACACAATGAATTTCTGTGGATATAAGTGGGTACTCGTTTGGCCCATTTTCAATAGAGATGATCCATCTCGGGTTTGTACACCCAGGATACCTTTTAGTCCAATACCCAGGTAAGGCTATCAACAGACACCagacaaattgaaataaaatatccAAGATCCTAAATACTGAATGACAATCACAAAGGACAGCTATATATGATTTGTGTTATGATTGGATTAATACGTGAGACAATAGTTCTTTAAATCTTCCAATTAACACATCAAAATATGGTTTCTTAAGTACGCAGCTAAAGTCAGATTTAGAAAAGGACCTCTTAGTTTTTGTTCCTAAGAGGTTCAACTCCATCTTCACTTATCTTCTTTTACTGCTTTCTTTTTTCGTCTGATAAGAAAAGTCTCATCTTTACCCATTAACCAACTATCAGACAGCAACTAATACTAGGAAAAATGGCACaagtcttttttcttttctttttcaactaatacaagaaaaaggaaagaaaaaaaaaatacaaataaggAAAGAAACAGTTACATGTACCAATATTTATACCTGATGATTTATGATATTAGCAGATAGCCTCTGAATTTCCCGTTCTTCGTGATCAGCAAACAATTTTGCCTTTATTGCAGCTGCAGCAAGCCCGGCCTTGGCAGCAGCTTTTACTTTTTCTGTACGTATTGGAACCACCCCTGCCTCATTTTGACCCCAAGAACCATGGCCTGCTGAGTTCTTTTCTGTAGATGAATCCATGAATAACTGGAttagttgagagagagagagagagagagagagagagagagagagagggagagagagtatcAAAAAAGAACATAAAGAACTGGCCTACCCTTTTGCGGAATTGAATTTGCAGAATTTCTATAAGTACCACCTTCTCTACCATGTATACTCTCAGGGTTCATCCTTCATTGGTCAAAAAGAGATTTTATGCAAACAGGAAAAGATTCACAATATCAATAAAGAAAATACACCAATTACAATAAAAAACTTTTTGGAGTTTCCAATGCGTTCACTAGATTAGCAGTACAAGAGACCCCTCatcttttactaaaaaaaattaaccaggCAACTGGAGGGTTAAAAATAGAGAAGGGGGGGAGGGGTGGTAACTGCGGATATTTAACCACTAAAAGTCCTATGAGCTCCCCAGGGAACTATTTtagtattaaaaatataaaatgagtcTGCTGTAAACATTACAACAAAGGAAAAACACCTCTGGCCTGATCCTTCCATTATACTTGTAGAGGCAGATACACCATTATCCTCAGAAAATACCGTCAAGGCTGCATGGGAACAAGATGCAGCGACTCTTGGCCCAACAGAGGAGGCCAGAAACGAAACCTGCAAAATAATACACATGTTAGCTATGTAAGAACACAAGTGAAGTCCAGAATACCTTTCTCTCGCATTAAATTTGCATTATAATGGAGAACACAAGTGAAATCTGGGAGAACCTTTATCCCTATTGATAAATTCTGCATTCATGAATCTAGCTAGCGCCCCTCTAGACCTTTTTCAGCATGCCTTTAAACGATTAATCAAATTACACAAGAATTCTGATAACGCTATGTTAAGAGAGCGTGTAATCTTGAAATCTAATCACTCAACCCTCTATTATCAGTTTTTATCtagcattctttttcttttgtcatttgTTCTTGCACTAGTTGTAGGCTCACCTCAATGCCACTCTCTCAAGAATGTAGAGTTATTATTAAGTGAATGCTTTGCAACCTCAGAATGAATGTTTACAATGCATGGCCCTAGTCCCAACCATGCAATAAGAACGAAAAATTGAACCAAAGAAAATCTTTACAAGCTCCCATAAGCATGTATGCATTCATTATCTGAGTTGGTAACTTAGAATCAAATATACTCAGTTTATTACAATAATTGCCACTCTATCAAAATACTTATCCTGAGTCCAGACTGCATAGGCTAGCCGCATCTGTTTAAAGCATTTCCATTTTCCAAACAGATGAAAAAGTCGCatcatgaaaaaataaataaataaacatgcttccattctctttgatatTAGGGGTGTGTCCAAGATACACAAATAAAGAACAAGTAATCATGCTTCTTTTATATAACTGGGACACTACCTTTCAAGAATACGTGCCCATATGTTTCAAGGGAACTATAAGAAAATAAAGGATCACCATCAGATTAGTCACCTACCAGGGCCATGACTGGATTCCCAGAATTCGCAAAAGGGAACCTACTGTCAGAATCAGCATCTTGTAGGCAGGATCCTAAAGACAAATTGTGAAAAGATAAGTTGGCATGTAATTTAGAAAATACATTAGGATTACTTGAGGATGAGAACcataagtaaataaaaaaacctgcTGCATCACCATTTGAACTTGAATGAAATCCTCCACGACCATCTTTATCTGACAAATTGGAGGACAGGGACATGCCCGGAACTTCAATATTTTCAAGCAGGCCATCCTCCACAGGCAAACGAAGAAAATGAAGGATGCATTGTGCTTTTGATTTTGAACCGACATACTCAGCAATTTCGTTCCAGTTCTCATTGTGTATTTCCATTGCCTCGAGCAGCAATAGGGTTTCTTGATCGGTCCAACTTTCCCCATCCAAATCACCATAATCTTTTGTTGAATCAATCCGTACAAAATCTATGCTTGAATGACCAACAACATATCTTCCCTCATGGAAGCAATTAGAGCACAGCAATACATCAACCTGAAGCACAAGACACCAATTAACTACAGTAGAGAATAAGAATTCAACCAAACTATACTTATCCtaagaattaatataattaatttggTTCAGCTACAAGGATCCTTTGTCTCAACCAGTGTTGCCCCACCTTGGGCGGCCCAGGCACTTGGCGGCTGGACACTGCCACTATTAATCTCTAGgtgtttaaaaaataagaagGGGCACCTAGACCTACGTAGGCATCTGCCTAGCCCACCTAGGCACCCCCCCCCCTAGGTTGTGattctcacttagacagaaaatagataactttcattttgcattttagtttttcaataaattgtaagagacttgttggatacttggatgaacggtcattatatgcttgttccccatgttttcaatatgttctagtactttataatttatttgttatttaaataaatttaataataaaacgCCTAGGCCCCCACCTAGGTGCTAGGGCCAACCGCCCCAACTAGccccttttagaaccttggtctCCACTCAATCTCATCAAGGTGACATATTATCTTTAAACATATAAAGGCAAACTTCAACGTCATTCAAATAGAAGCAACTTTTGAGCTAAATAAATCCCATTTTAGGTTTTTCTGTTTAATAATATCTTTCTACTGAGTAgggaaaaaatataaaagatgaAAATGTTAATTTATCAGGGGAAATCTTGGGGTAACAAAGTTTCTTAATAAAAGTCCAAATCTTATTAAGTTTGAATTACCATGAGATTAAAGTCAACTTACCTGTCTATCTATAATCAGTTATGAACTACCTATCAGATGGTTTTAAAGCTTTAGAGCTGTACTCGGGTCCAAACTTGGCCCCCTCTCGCTAACTTGAAGGCATTAACTACATATCAGATGGTTTTAAAGCTTTAAGGGTGTAATTGTGTCCAAACTTGAACAAAGGCTTGAACCAGCATTGCCATTGATAGAGCCATGAGCTAATGTGCTGGTGTTTACATAAAATAACATAACAGGCCACAATACACAGGTGTTGAGGACATGCTGTTAATAGTAATGCATCTAATATGGAAAAGGAAAATGTGGCAGCAACTACTAAATGTGACATTTGAGCCAAAAGTTATCACAAGAACCAGTATAAGCTCAATATCAAATCATGAAAGTTCAATTTCACTTGAGGATGCCAATAAATTGAGTCAGTTTGTATAACTAGTTAAATTTTCATTGAAAACTTATTGTGGTATCTTGCAGTTGGCCTGGGAGTCACATCAACATGAAAGTAACATGCCAACAAGTACTGCAGAGTATTGTTCTTGTGCAAAAGTGGGGTTAGGAAGCTATCTAAACCAACCTTCTGCCATTTGACACACAAACTTCATTTCCGTACAATCAACTGTGTGTTAAATTGTGTCACATGTTGTCATAGTAACTACTTACTGCATTTTCATTCATCCTTTGAAGAAAAAACAACATAACATGAATGGGATGAAAGATACGTACCTCTTTCTGTGACTGATAGTATACACTgggaagagaagaagaacagTAATTGCAATGATTTTCAGATAGACGCTTCCGAATTGTGTTGTCCAAATCAGagacatcatcatcaccatGACATGGCAATGACGAATAAACTTCAGCTGCCTTAAGCCTACATCTGGGCTTGTCAAATTTGATTAAACTATCAATGGACTTCAGAGCAGCTGATGGCACTTGAATCTCACCATTTACCTCCTCCCTTAAGTAAGAACTGCCATTGCACGGCTCATGACTGGGTGCTTCAGCACAGTAATTAATAATTCCCCAGTGATCAAGAAAACGAATTATTCGAGTCAAATCTTCAGTACTTAGACGACCTAATAATTGTTGGAAATCAGAAAATGCAAGCCTTTTCTCTGGATTTTCCATGTATTTGGCAACAATTTCATTCCTACAATGCATGTATAGCTCAGGAGTATGATCTGATGATTTTCCTGAGAAAAAATGCGGCACC includes:
- the LOC103424685 gene encoding SWI/SNF complex subunit SWI3C-like isoform X1, with protein sequence MPASPSDSRGKWRKRKRDAQIRRNKREDDEDDDADDNELDPNDDSEDPQHNPQSTPAPDPAPHETEVLDGGVRVSDFPPVVLRTVNRPHSSVLALVALERANHCGGDAKGPASPIVLENVSYGQLQALSAVPADSPALDPDRADGSGAAYVVTPPSTMEGRGVVKRYGNRVHVVPMHADWFSPATVHRLERQVVPHFFSGKSSDHTPELYMHCRNEIVAKYMENPEKRLAFSDFQQLLGRLSTEDLTRIIRFLDHWGIINYCAEAPSHEPCNGSSYLREEVNGEIQVPSAALKSIDSLIKFDKPRCRLKAAEVYSSLPCHGDDDVSDLDNTIRKRLSENHCNYCSSSLPSVYYQSQKEVDVLLCSNCFHEGRYVVGHSSIDFVRIDSTKDYGDLDGESWTDQETLLLLEAMEIHNENWNEIAEYVGSKSKAQCILHFLRLPVEDGLLENIEVPGMSLSSNLSDKDGRGGFHSSSNGDAAGSCLQDADSDSRFPFANSGNPVMALVSFLASSVGPRVAASCSHAALTVFSEDNGVSASTSIMEGSGQRMNPESIHGREGGTYRNSANSIPQKEKNSAGHGSWGQNEAGVVPIRTEKVKAAAKAGLAAAAIKAKLFADHEEREIQRLSANIINHQLKRLELKLKQFAEVETFLMKECEQVEKTRQRMVSERARIMSTQFGPAGASPMSLAGVGSSMSNNNVGNNRQQIMSPSASQPSISGYSNNQPVNPHMPFVPRQSMQGLGPRMPLTSIQPSSSAQNAMFNATGAAQPTLNHPMLRPVPGTSSGLG
- the LOC103424685 gene encoding SWI/SNF complex subunit SWI3C-like isoform X2; translated protein: MPASPSDSRGKWRKRKRDAQIRRNKREDDEDDDADDNELDPNDDSEDPQHNPQSTPAPDPAPHETEVLDGGVRVSDFPPVVLRTVNRPHSSVLALVALERANHCGGDAKGPASPIVLENVSYGQLQALSAVPADSPALDPDRADGSGAAYVVTPPSTMEGRGVVKRYGNRVHVVPMHADWFSPATVHRLERQVVPHFFSGKSSDHTPELYMHCRNEIVAKYMENPEKRLAFSDFQQLLGRLSTEDLTRIIRFLDHWGIINYCAEAPSHEPCNGSSYLREEVNGEIQVPSAALKSIDSLIKFDKPRCRLKAAEVYSSLPCHGDDDVSDLDNTIRKRLSENHCNYCSSSLPSVYYQSQKEVDVLLCSNCFHEGRYVVGHSSIDFVRIDSTKDYGDLDGESWTDQETLLLLEAMEIHNENWNEIAEYVGSKSKAQCILHFLRLPVEDGLLENIEVPGMSLSSNLSDKDGRGGFHSSSNGSCLQDADSDSRFPFANSGNPVMALVSFLASSVGPRVAASCSHAALTVFSEDNGVSASTSIMEGSGQRMNPESIHGREGGTYRNSANSIPQKEKNSAGHGSWGQNEAGVVPIRTEKVKAAAKAGLAAAAIKAKLFADHEEREIQRLSANIINHQLKRLELKLKQFAEVETFLMKECEQVEKTRQRMVSERARIMSTQFGPAGASPMSLAGVGSSMSNNNVGNNRQQIMSPSASQPSISGYSNNQPVNPHMPFVPRQSMQGLGPRMPLTSIQPSSSAQNAMFNATGAAQPTLNHPMLRPVPGTSSGLG